A part of uncultured Umboniibacter sp. genomic DNA contains:
- the lptB gene encoding LPS export ABC transporter ATP-binding protein — protein MAILSAQHLAKSYNKRPVVIDVSIEVASGEVVGLLGPNGAGKTTCFYMIVGLVPSDKGTVKLDELDITQQPMHGRAISGIGYLPQEASIFRKLTVSQNILAILENRADLTQIQRRERMNELLEEFSITHIKDAIGIALSGGERRRVEIARALAMEPKFILLDEPFAGVDPISVNEIMSIIEHVRSKGIGILITDHNVRETLAICERAYIVGGGHIIAHGGKDDILNNAKVKELYLGENFQY, from the coding sequence ATGGCCATCCTAAGTGCCCAGCATCTTGCGAAAAGTTACAACAAGAGACCGGTTGTTATTGATGTATCCATAGAAGTCGCTAGTGGCGAAGTCGTCGGGCTGTTAGGCCCGAACGGCGCAGGAAAAACCACCTGTTTCTACATGATTGTCGGCCTTGTCCCCTCGGACAAGGGAACCGTCAAACTTGATGAGCTTGATATTACTCAGCAACCGATGCATGGCAGAGCAATTTCGGGCATCGGCTATTTACCGCAGGAAGCCTCTATTTTCCGTAAGCTTACTGTGAGTCAAAATATTCTCGCTATTTTAGAAAATCGAGCCGATCTCACGCAAATCCAACGACGTGAGAGAATGAATGAACTGCTCGAAGAATTCAGCATTACGCACATCAAAGATGCCATAGGGATAGCTTTGTCTGGCGGCGAGCGCCGACGAGTTGAAATTGCCCGTGCACTGGCGATGGAACCAAAGTTTATCCTTCTTGATGAGCCCTTTGCTGGGGTTGACCCTATCTCAGTTAATGAAATCATGTCCATTATTGAGCACGTCCGTTCAAAGGGGATCGGCATCCTAATTACCGATCACAATGTTCGTGAAACCTTGGCAATTTGTGAACGAGCCTACATTGTGGGTGGTGGCCATATCATTGCACATGGCGGCAAAGACGATATCCTGAACAACGCGAAGGTAAAAGAGCTTTATCTTGGTGAAAACTTTCAGTACTAG
- a CDS encoding RNA polymerase factor sigma-54 codes for MKQSLQLKTSLKMTMTPQLQLAVKVLQLSTLDLQTEIQDTLDRNPLLDLEDNNPILPSESNSLSNEQRDEDPSASYELEQSTAEAKWEKDIPSEMPVDSQWDEVYSGGSAKTSSDNDFDFLANRTQESSLQDHLSFQLEMKPLSVRDRLIGDYLIDSINSNGWLTAELSSITEDLNTHEEPENDEFEIDEIEAILHLIQSFDPIGVGARDLGECIALQLGEMDGEHPTVARAIVIARSHMPAILKQDFKKLAKLLRCSEGELDLSIDLIQKQNPHPGDIFSETDSEYVIPDVLVSLRKDLWHVEINPEVAPRLCVNREYSALIKRGDVSDDNKFLRENLQEAQWFIKSVESRFDTLFNVASAIVERQRAFFDYGPEAMKPMVLADVAEELGLAESTISRATAGKYMLTPRGVFELKYFFSSHVSSDSGDATSATAIKAFIKKLVASEAPNKPLSDAKLMALLEADGVKVARRTVAKYREAIGIAPSSQRKRLKS; via the coding sequence ATGAAACAGAGTTTACAATTAAAGACCAGCCTCAAGATGACCATGACACCGCAGCTTCAGCTGGCGGTGAAAGTCCTACAACTATCTACACTTGATCTTCAGACTGAGATTCAAGACACGCTAGATCGCAATCCACTGTTAGATCTCGAAGACAACAACCCTATCCTGCCTTCAGAGAGCAATTCACTGAGCAACGAACAGCGCGATGAGGATCCATCAGCTAGCTATGAATTGGAACAATCCACCGCTGAAGCTAAATGGGAAAAAGATATCCCAAGTGAAATGCCTGTCGACAGCCAATGGGATGAGGTATATTCCGGCGGCTCAGCTAAGACTTCGAGTGATAATGATTTTGATTTTCTCGCTAATCGTACTCAAGAAAGTAGCTTACAGGATCACCTCAGCTTTCAATTGGAGATGAAACCGCTGTCCGTACGCGACCGACTAATCGGCGACTACCTAATTGATAGCATCAATTCGAATGGGTGGCTTACTGCAGAACTTAGCTCCATCACTGAAGACTTAAATACCCACGAAGAACCCGAGAACGATGAATTCGAAATTGATGAAATTGAAGCAATACTGCATCTAATCCAAAGCTTCGATCCGATCGGAGTGGGTGCCAGAGACCTTGGGGAGTGCATCGCTCTTCAGCTAGGAGAAATGGACGGAGAGCACCCTACAGTTGCCAGAGCTATCGTCATTGCTCGTTCGCATATGCCGGCAATTCTAAAGCAGGACTTCAAAAAACTCGCAAAATTATTAAGATGCTCCGAAGGTGAACTCGATTTATCTATTGATTTGATTCAAAAGCAAAACCCACATCCCGGTGATATCTTTTCAGAGACAGATTCAGAATATGTCATTCCTGACGTACTCGTGTCGCTTCGAAAAGATCTCTGGCATGTCGAGATCAACCCGGAGGTAGCACCAAGACTTTGCGTTAATCGTGAGTACTCCGCGCTGATTAAACGTGGTGATGTGAGTGACGACAATAAGTTTCTCCGAGAAAATCTCCAAGAGGCGCAATGGTTTATAAAAAGCGTTGAAAGCCGTTTTGATACCCTCTTCAACGTGGCATCGGCCATTGTTGAGCGCCAGCGAGCATTCTTCGATTATGGTCCTGAAGCAATGAAGCCAATGGTTCTCGCCGACGTGGCAGAGGAACTCGGCCTTGCGGAATCTACTATCTCGCGCGCAACTGCGGGCAAGTATATGCTAACTCCAAGAGGCGTTTTTGAACTCAAGTATTTCTTCTCGTCTCATGTTTCATCGGACAGCGGCGACGCTACCTCAGCAACAGCAATTAAAGCATTTATCAAGAAGCTTGTTGCGAGCGAGGCGCCAAATAAACCTTTATCCGATGCAAAACTGATGGCACTTTTAGAAGCAGATGGTGTCAAAGTAGCAAGAAGAACTGTGGCGAAATATCGTGAAGCTATAGGTATTGCACCGTCAAGTCAGCGGAAACGTCTCAAATCATAG
- the raiA gene encoding ribosome-associated translation inhibitor RaiA yields MQVNIAGHQLPLTDAIRAHTMSKLEKLERHFDNIHNVNVTFSVEKNGQKAEATLHVLGEDIHAESVEDDLYVAIDHMVDKLDRQILKHKEKGIAARRQG; encoded by the coding sequence ATGCAAGTAAATATCGCTGGACACCAACTTCCTCTCACCGACGCCATTCGCGCTCATACCATGTCAAAACTCGAAAAGCTTGAACGCCATTTTGACAACATCCATAATGTAAATGTGACATTTAGTGTTGAAAAGAACGGTCAAAAAGCGGAAGCTACCTTACATGTTCTCGGAGAAGACATTCATGCAGAGAGCGTTGAGGATGATCTTTACGTAGCGATTGACCATATGGTTGATAAGCTTGACCGACAAATTCTAAAGCACAAGGAGAAAGGGATTGCCGCAAGACGCCAAGGCTGA